The proteins below come from a single Iocasia fonsfrigidae genomic window:
- a CDS encoding TRAP transporter small permease: MDGTIFIKLSDGVDKIVSYLCIALGILMTVTTLTGIMFRYVMTNPLPWTEELARYSMIWMGLLAISMGVKRQEHLGVNLIVKLLPVTFQKILRIMTRVLIAFFLIELIRYGYGMAVNGNTQIAPALQIPMSYVLSSVPVAALVSLIQLFLISLDEIQKMISGGSDKEYREKRRSI; this comes from the coding sequence ATGGATGGGACAATCTTTATCAAATTAAGTGATGGAGTGGACAAAATTGTTTCTTACTTATGTATTGCATTAGGAATATTAATGACAGTTACTACTTTAACCGGAATTATGTTTCGTTATGTTATGACAAATCCATTACCCTGGACAGAGGAACTGGCCCGCTATAGTATGATCTGGATGGGTTTGTTAGCAATTAGTATGGGGGTGAAGAGGCAGGAACATCTAGGTGTAAATCTTATTGTGAAATTATTACCGGTTACCTTTCAAAAAATCTTAAGAATAATGACACGGGTACTAATTGCCTTTTTTTTAATTGAACTAATTAGATATGGTTATGGCATGGCAGTTAATGGAAATACTCAGATAGCACCTGCTTTGCAGATTCCTATGAGCTATGTTTTGAGTTCAGTACCGGTTGCTGCTTTAGTGAGTCTGATACAACTTTTTTTGATAAGCCTTGATGAGATTCAAAAGATGATTAGCGGGGGTTCTGATAAAGAGTATAGAGAGAAAAGGAGGAGTATTTAA